Within the Burkholderia sp. NRF60-BP8 genome, the region ATGCCGGTTTTTGCGGCGCCGAGCGCGCCGAAACTCGCGCCGATGTTCATCGCGTTCGGATACTGCTTCGTCACGTACGCGCTGATCAGCCGGTTCGTCGACGCATCGCGGATCTCCACCGCGTAGATCACCGAGCCCGTGAACGCGCCTTCGCGACCGCGGATCGCCTGCACGCCGTTGTAGACGTTCCCCGCGAGATCGAAATGCGCGAACGCACCGGCGAACGTCGTCGTCGTCACGGCGCCCGTCAGCGTCAGCTTTACGCGCAGCGTGTCGGCGCCTGGCGTGCTCGTCAGCTCGAAGCGCTTGCCGAGCTTCTTCGCGAACGTGTCGCCCATGTACGCGGCGAGCGTCGACTTGTCCTGTTCGGTCAGGTCACCGAACTGATGATCGGCGCCGCGATAGACGACCACCGGGTCGAGGATCAGCTTCCGGTACTTGTGCCAGTCCGCCGGCAGCGCGTAGCGGTAGGGCACGCGGCCGGATTTGTCCTGCGGATCGCTGCGCAGGTACGGCGACGATTCGATGCCGCTGTAGCGGGTGGGCTGAACGCCGGCGCATCCGGCGAGCGCGACGCACAGCGCGGCGTTGAGCAGGTGGCTGGGCTTGATCGTTCGGTTCATCTGACTCTCCGGGTCGGGTTTCGCGCCGGTCGGGCCGGTGCGAACGGGGTGCAACAGAGCGGCATTGCCGCTCGGGTTTATGAAAAAACCAACCAGACGGTTTGTTTTTGGGGCGCAATACGGGCGATGAAACGGGGAAGCGACAGATCGTTCGACGGCGGTGAACGGCCGGGAAGTCGCGCCACACGGGCCTCGCGCCGCGCCATGCAATGCACGGCGCGGCCCGTCATCCGGCCGGGGCCGATGCGGGAGCCGATCGTAGCACCGCCATTTCCGGATGTAAACCGACCAGGCGGTTTGTTTGTGATAGACTCCGCGCATTCGCTTCATGCGGCCGTGCCGGCCTGGCCCGGCCGCATCGCCTCATTTCATACCGGGGAAATTTCATGGATAACCCGACGCGTTCCGAGCGAACGCGCACTGCCGCGATCCAGGCGGCGCTCGCGATCCTCGAGCGCGACGGCCCGGGCAAGCTCACGTTCGATGCGATTTCGCGCGAAAGCGGGATCAGCAAGGGCGGGCTGATGCATCAGTTCCGCACGAAAGGCGATGTGCTGAACGCGCTGATGGAACATCAGCAGGACACCTACCAACGTTTCCAGCGCGACTATCTGGCCGCGCGCGATCCGGGCGAAGCGCAGCCGACGCTGGCCGCGCAGATCGCGACGATGCGCGAAGTGATCGACCAGCAGCCGTCCGCGGCGCTCGCGATCATGGCGGCGCTGGTCGAGGATCCCGCGCCGCTGCAGAAGGTGCGCGAGACCGATGCCGAGATCGTGAAGCGGATGACGGTCGAATCCGGCGATCCCGAGCTCGCGCTGCTGCGATGGAAAGCGGCGTGGGGGCTCGCGCTATCGGCGATGTTCGGGCTGTGTCCGCTGTCGGCCGACGAGCGCGCCCGGCTGTTCGACCGGCTGCTCGACGAGACGCAATGGCCGGCGGGCGGCGGCGATGCCGCGCCACGCGGTGCGCGGGCGGCGAAAACGCCGCGGAAAAAATGAAGCGCGCGTTCGTCGCATGCGGCGTGGCGGTCGCCCGTTTCGGGCGCTCGCTGCTCGCGGTCGTGCTCGGGCGCTTGTGAGTGCGTGGCGCGTACGCACGCATGCGAGCGTGCGTCAGCTCTTCGCTTCCGTGCCTTCGATGAACAGCTTCGCGACCGACTGAAACTCCCGTTTCAGCGACAGCCCCGGCACGGTCAGCCAGCGCAGCATCGCCGCGAGATACAGGTGATGGAACCAGGTTGCGAGCTGATCGGCCCGTAGCGTGCGGTTCAGTTCGCCGGCCTGCTGCCCGGCGGCGATCAATTGCTGCCACACCGATGCGATATCGCTGCCGTGCTCTCCCGCGCGCTCCGGTTCGGCGGCGCCGATGCTCAGGAAGCGGTGCCGCAGGTACGCGAGCAGGTACGCCGGATGTTGCTCGCACCACGCGGCCGACGCGTCGAGCACGCAGCCGATGCGCGACGCGAAGGTCTTGCGCCGCGCGACGTCGTGCTGCAGATGCGCGAGATCGCGCGCGAGTTCGCCTTCGAGCCAGTGCGCGAGCACGGCTTCCTTCGTCGGAAAGTGGTTGTACAGCGTGCGCTTCGCGACATCGGCCTGCGCGGCGATCTGCTCCATCGTGACGGCATCGTAGCCGTGCGCATCGAACAGGCGCGCGCCGGTCGCGGCGAGATGCGCGAGCATCTGGATGCGTTTGCGTGCGCGGCGGCCCGGATCGTCGGTCGGAATCGTCATGGCAGGGGATTGACTGAAAGTGTGCGGATTGCATTAGTATACGACGTGCACTTTTTTGAATCCAACCTTTTCCGTCGTGCACGAGGAGCTTCCGCATGAAACTCGTCATCGCCACCTACGGCACCGAAGGCGACACGCGTCCGCTCGCGGCGCTGGGCCGCGCGCTGCTGGATGCCGGTCATGACGTCCGGCTGCTGGCCGATGCGGCGACGCTCGGCTCGGCCGCTGCGCTCGGCGTGCCGTCGGCGCCGCTGTCCGGTGACATCCGTCGCGCGATTGCGCCGGAAGGCGCGCTGGCCGACGCGGTGCGCGGGCGCGGCGGCTTCAACGATACGTCAAAGGCGCTCGCCGCGATCGCGAATGCGAACACGGCCGCATGGATGCGCGAAGTCGCGGACGCGTCGGCCGGGTGCGACGCGCTTCTCGTGTCGGGGCTTGCGTCGTTCGTCGGGTTGTCGGTCGCGGAGTATCGCCGCATACCGGCGATCGGCGCGGGCATGATCCCGATCACGCCGACCGCCGAATTCGCGTCGCCGTTCCTGCCGCCGGGGAAGCTGCCGCGCTGGCTGAATCGCGCGAGCCATCGGCTCGTGAATGCGTTGCTGTGGCGCGCGTTCAGGAAATCGACCAATGCGGCGCGCGCGAGCGTATGCGGATTGCCGCCGCGCAAGCACGTGTGGACCGATCATCCGATGCTGTACGGCGTATCGCCGGCGCTGCTGTCCGGCCCGGCGGACTGGCCGGCGAACGTGCAAGCATGCGGCCAGTGGCGGATCGATGCGCGTGCGTGGGCGCCGCCGCCGGAACTGTCGGCGTTTCTCGACGCGGGCGAACCGCCCGTGTACATCGGATTCGGCAGCATGGCCGGCTTCGATCGTGCGGCGATGGCCGCGGCGCTGACGCAGGCGCTGGCCGGCCGACGCGCGCTGTTCTATCCGGGCTGGAGCGGCGTCGATGCAGCGCTGCTGCCGACGCACGTTCGCGTGATCGGCGACACGCCGCACGACTGGCTGTTCCCGCGCGTCGCGATGGCGATTCATCACGGCGGGTCGGGCACCACGCATTCGGCCGCGCGGGCCGGCATTCCGTCGGTGGTCGTGCCGTTCGCGGGCGATCAGTTTTTCTGGGCGAACCGGCTGCAACGGCTCGGTGTCGCGGATGCGCCGGTCGCGGGGCGGCGCGTGGACGCCGCCGCGCTGGCGCGCGCGATCGCGTTTGCCGAACGGGGCGAGACGAAAACGCGTGCGACGCAACTCGGTGCGCGCCTCGCGCAAGAGGACGGGTTGAAGCGGGCCGTCAGTGCGATCGAACGCTGGGTGCAACCGCGCGCGACGTGAGCGCGCGCACGGGCATCAGAAATGCCCGGTGAACCGGTAGCGGCTGCCCGGATGCCACAGATTCGCGACCGACGCGACCATCCCCTGCGACCACGTGCGCCGATGCAGCAGCAGGCATGGCTCGCGATCGTCCATCGTCAGGTGGCGGCGCGTTTCGGCGTCGGGCATCGCGGCCTCGATCCGGTATTCGACGCGCTGCAGCGGCGCGACGCGCGTCAGGTACTGGTTCGGCGTCGTGGTCGTGAAGTCCTGCAGCGCGTATTCGGGCGCGCAGGCCGGATTGACCCAACGTTCCTCGAGCTGCACGGGCGTGTCGTTCTCGAAATGCAGCACGCGCGAATGGAAGATCGGGCTGCCGGTGTCGAGCTGCAGCTCGTCGGCGAGTTTCGCATCGGCGACGGCCGCGCCGACCTGCAGCACCTGCGCGCGATAGCCGTGGCCGCGCGCGGCGACTTCGTCGGAGATGCTGCGGATCGCGACGAGCGTCGATTCGTATTTCGGCGACGCGACATAGGTGCCGGAGCCGCGCGTGCGCGTGAGCACCTGTTCGGCCGTCAGCTCGCGCAGCGCGCGGTTGACGGTCATGCGCGCGACGTTGAATTCGCGCGCGAGCTCGTTCTCCGACGGCACCTGGTCGCCTTCGGCCCATTCGCCGGCATGAATGCGCGCGAGGATGAAGTCCTTGATTTCCTGATAGATCGGTGTGGTCATGGGGTCGCGATTTCAGAGTCGGCAGCGGGCCGCCGCCGGATGCCGATCCGGCGCGCGCCCGGCGCCGAGTGTACCGGTTTCGCGGACGCGCTGGCCCGGATGCCCCGAATGATCCCCGTTCGGCCGGCGCGCGTCCATGCGGGATTGCACAGGGCGGCCGGCCGGCGGCAGGCCGCTTGCGGTCGGAGCCGATGCCGGATGCCGATCGCCGGCATGCGCGCGGCGGCCGAACATCGCGTTTCGATAGGACTGCGAGCCATCGTTCAGGTCGAAGCCAGTTTCGACGCGAAACTGCGCATGCTGGCCGCCGCCGAGATCCTCGTTGCCGCTGCTCGGCCCGAAGACCGTATTCGACAGGCCGCTGCCTTGCTGCCACGCGATCCGTCGCGCGTGCCCGTGCGGCAACGCGTATTCGAATCGATGAAAGGGGGAGTGCGTGACGCGTGTCACGTGCGGCGGTGGCGAAACGCCGACCAGCGCTGCAGCAGGCCGGTGGGGAAAGTCGATGCTGACGGCGAGGTCTAGACAACTTCCGCACGCGACCGCCGGCCTCCGTACACGGCGAGAAAGCCGTCGTTCAGCTTTGCGTAATCAATAATTAATTGAAAATTAAGGAAAATTCTGCCGGCGATCCTATTCCGCCGACAATTAGAGATAAACACGGATTGCTGACCCCATCCCTGAAAAGGCAAAGTTGTATGTACAACTTGGAACGTCGCCGGAACAGGCGATTCCCGGTTGCAAGGGTTCGCGGCGGGCAGCCGACCGGATCCGCCCCAGTTCGCCTCTGACAGGAACGCCATGAAGAAACTCGCGCTCAGTATTGCCCTCGTCTGCCTCGCGGTCGGTGCTCACGCCAAGGATTGGTCGACGATCCGCTTCGGCGTCGACGCCAGCTATCCGCCGTTCGAATCGAAGGACGCAAGCGGCAAGGTCGTCGGCTTCGACGTCGATCTCGGCAACGAGATCTGCGCCCGGCTGAAGGCGAAATGCGTGTGGATCGAGAACGACTTCGACGGGATGATCCCGGCGCTGAAGGCGAAGAAGTTCGACGGCGTGCTGTCGTCGATGTCGATGACGCCGGCGCGCGCCGAACAGATCGCGTTCTCCGACAAGCTGTTCAACACGCCGACGCGTCTCGTCGCGAAGAAGGGCGCAAACCTGCAGCCGACGGCCGAATCGCTGAAGGGCAAGTCGGTCGGCGTCGAGCAGGGCACCATCCAGGAAACCTACGCGAAGGCGTACTGGGCGCCGAAGGGCGTGCAGGTCGTGCCTTACCAGAACCAGGACGGCGTGTACCAGGACCTGATGTCGGGCCGCCTCGACGCGGCGCTGCAGGATGCGGTGCAGGCCGACATCGGCTTCCTGAAGACGCCGCGCGGCGCGAACTTCGATTTCGCCGGCAAGGACATCGACGATCCGAAGACGCTCGGCAACGGCGCGGGCATCGGCCTGCGCAAGGACGACGCCGACCTGAAGGCGAAGATCGATCGCGCGATCGCCGACATCATCAAGGACGGCACGTACAAGAAGCTCGAGAAGAAGTACTTCGCATTCGACGTCTACGGCGGCTGACCGCCCGTACGGCGCGCATCGCGTGCGGCGCGCCGCACGCGTGGCCGGATGCCCCACCCTGCGCGGCAGGCGTCCGGCTTGATGAGCAGACCGCATCACGTCGTGCGCAGAACTCGTTTGATGCGCGGTTAATGGCTATCGACAATCCAGCCACATCGTTCTGGATCCCTCATATGATCTTCCAAGGATTTGGCCCGCTGCTGTGGGCCGGCACGGTCGAGACCGTGAAGCTCGCGGTGCTGTCGCTCGCCGCGTCGCTGATACTGGGCCTCGCGGGCGCGGCCGCCAAACTGTCGGCCAACCGCGGGCTCAAGGCGGTCGGCACGTTCTATACGACGCTGATCCGCGCGGTGCCCGATCTCGTGCTGATGCTGCTGCTGTTCTACGGGATCCAGATCCTGCTGAACGACGTGACCGACCTGCTCGGCTGGGACCAGATCGACATCGACCCGTTCGTGGCCGGCGTCGTGACGCTCGGCTTCATCTACGGCGCGTACTTCACCGAGACGTTCCGCGGCGCGTTCCTCGCGGTGCCGCGCGGCCAGCTCGAAGCCGGCTTCGCGTACGGGATGAGCGGCTGGCGCGTGTTTTACCAGATCCTGTTCCCGCAGATGATGCGCTTCGCGCTGCCGGGCATCGGCAACAACTGGCAGGTGCTCGTGAAGGCCACCGCGCTCGTGTCGATCATCGGCCTCGCCGACGTCGTGAAGGCGTCGCAGGACGCGGGCAAGAGCACGCTCGATTTCTTCTTCTTCACGCTGGCCGCGGGTGCGATCTACCTCGCGATCACGACGGTGTCCAACGTCGTGCTGCATCACCTCGAGAAACGTTATTCCGTCGGCGTCCGGAGGCTCGCACTGTGATCGAACTCGTTGGCCAGTACTGGCAAAGCTATCTCTATTCCGACGGCTACCGCTTCAGCGGCCTCGCGATCACGCTGTGGCTGCTGGTCGTGTCGATCGCGTTCGGTTTCGCGCTCGCCGTGCCGCTCGCGATCGCGCGGGCGTCGTCGAACCGCTGGATCTCGGGGCCCGTATGGCTCTATACGTATGTGTTCCGCGGCACGCCGCTCTACGTGCAGCTGCTGATGTGCTACACGGGCATCTACAGCCTGCAGGTGGTGCACAACCACGAGCTGCTCGACACGTTCTTCCGCAATGCGATGAACTGCACGCTGCTCGCGTTCGTGCTGAACGAATGCGCGTATGCGACGGAGATCTTCGCGGGCGCGATCAAGGCGACGTCGGCCGGCGAGATCGAGGCCGGGATGGCCTACGGGATGTCGCGCTTCAAGCTGTATACGCGGGTCATCCTGCCGTCCGCGCTGCGCCGCTCGCTGCCGAGCTACAGCAACGAAGTGATCCTGATGCTGCACGCGACGACGCTCGCGTTCACCGCGACCGTGCCCGACATCCTGAAGGTCACGCGCGACGTCAATTCGGCCACCTACATGTCGTTCCAGGCCTACGGCATCGCGGCCGTGCTGTACGCCGTCGTCGTGTTCGCACTCATCTGGGCGTTCCGCAAGCTCGAGGCGCGCTGGCTCGCGTACCTCGCGCCGCGCAGCCATTGACGCATTCACAAGATCCGCAACGAAGGACCCAGCATGTACAAGCTTACCGTTGACAACCTGCACAAGAAGTTCGGCGACAACGAGGTGTTGAAGGGCGTGTCGATGAAGGCGAAGGCCGGCGACGTGATCAGCATCATCGGCTCGAGCGGCTCCGGCAAGAGCACGTTCCTGCGCTGCATCAACTTCCTCGAACAGCCGTGCTCGGGGCAGATCACGATCGGCAGCGAGCCGATCCAGACCACGCGCGACCGCAACGGCTCGCTGCGCGTGGCCGACCAGAAGCAGTTGCAGCGGATGCGCACGAAGCTCGCGATGGTGTTCCAGCACTTCAACCTGTGGGCGCACATGACGGTGCTCGAGAACGTGATCGAAGCGCCGATGGCCGTGCTCGGCGTCGGCAAGGACGAGGCGATCGCGCGGGCGCGCAAGTATCTGGAGAAGGTCGGCCTCGCGCCGCGCGTCGAAGGCATGTACCCGTCTCACCTGTCGGGCGGCCAGCAGCAGCGCGTCGCGATCGCGCGCGCACTGGCGATGGAGCCGGAAGTGATGCTGTTCGACGAGCCGACGTCGGCGCTCGATCCGGAATTGGTCGGCGAAGTGCTGAAGGTGATGCAGAAGCTGGCCGAGGAAGGCCGCACGATGGTCGTCGTCACGCACGAGATGGGCTTCGCGCGCAACGTGTCGAACCACGTGATCTTCCTGCATCAGGGGAAGATCGAGGAAGAGGGCGATCCGCAACAGATTCTCGTGAATCCGAAAAGCGAGCGGCTCGGGCAGTTTCTGTCGGGGCGGTTGAAGTAAGAGACGGTTTCAAACACGCCCCGTGAGACCGGTCTTGCGCGGCGTTCAGGCGAGCAGACGGCGTTCGAACGGGTAGTCGGACAGCAGTTCGAGTTGGCCGTCGTCGCGCACGTACACCTGTTCCTCTAGCTTCACGCCCTCGCCACCGTCCTCATGGCCGATGTAGCTCTCGATGCACAGCGTCATGCCGGGTTCGATCACGCCGTCATAGCCCTTTGTATCGTTGTCCTCGCGATGGCAGATGTACGGGTATTCGCCCGTCATCCCGACGCCGTGGGCCAGCGCGAAATAGCGGCGTGCGCGGTACGGTTGCGGGATCTGCCACGCCTTCGCGATGAATTCCTGGAACGTGGTGCCGGCCTTTACGTTTTCCATGTTCGTGTGGATCTGTTCATAGGCGAGTCGGTATAGCGTCTTTTGCGCGGCGGACGCGGGGCCGTCGCCGCATAGAAACGTGCGCGAGAAATCCGCGTAGTAGCCGAAGCGTCCCACCACGTCGGTGTCGAGCCCGACCAGTTCTCCCGCCTGGATCTTGCGCGGGCTGCTTTCCTGGAACCATGGATTCGTGCGCGGGCCCGAGCTTATCAAGCGGGTTTCGACGTAGTCGCCGTCGGTCTCGATCACATGCTGATGCAGGTGCGACCACAGCTCGTTCTCGCTGATGCCGGGCACGAGGGCGGCTTCGAGCTTGTGCACCCCCGCCTCTGCCGCGCGCAGCGACGCACGGATCATCTTGATCTCGTTCTTCACCTTGATTGCACGGGCGCGTTCGAGCGGCTCCTGGGCGTCCGAAAGTTCGTAGCCGCGCGCTTGCAGCGCAAATGCGGCCGCCGATGTCGCACTTTCGATCGCGATCCGCTTGCCGCCACCGCATGCGCGAACCAGATCGTCGATCTCGTCCGCCCAGCGTTCGGTGGTCTGACGCAGCATGTCGTCACAAAAATAGTATGAAATCGCGGTGGCCGGCCGGACTTCGTCCACGGTATCGAGTCCGTCGGCCAGGAATTCGCATCCTGCGTATTCGAACAGCACCACCTTTCCCTCGGCCGGAACGAATAGATAGCGTGCGGGATTACGCATCGAATACACCTGCATGTTGCGCGAGCCGGTTGCATATCGCATGTGAGTGGGGTCGAACAGGATCGCGGCGGTCAGGTCGCGTTTCTTCAGTTCCCGCCGAACCGAGGCAAGCCGGTCGCGCCGGATCTGGGCGATTTCGTCGGCGGTCGGCTCGCAATCTTCCGGGCGGTGAGTCGGTCGAAGCATCGTCATGATGGTAAGGGGAGCGTTATGAGTGTAAGTACAACGAAATAGTGCGATGGGTTGGCCCACCGCGAACGCACATCGTCAGTCGACCAGGTTGTCCGCGCGGACCAGCGTCTGTTCGGCTTCCAGGTGCATTTCCGATACGCGGCCGTACAGCTGGCGGGTTCGCTCGAGTCGGCCGATCACGCCGGGCTTTTTCGAATAGGCGAAGATCGTCGTG harbors:
- a CDS encoding DUF3313 domain-containing protein; protein product: MNRTIKPSHLLNAALCVALAGCAGVQPTRYSGIESSPYLRSDPQDKSGRVPYRYALPADWHKYRKLILDPVVVYRGADHQFGDLTEQDKSTLAAYMGDTFAKKLGKRFELTSTPGADTLRVKLTLTGAVTTTTFAGAFAHFDLAGNVYNGVQAIRGREGAFTGSVIYAVEIRDASTNRLISAYVTKQYPNAMNIGASFGALGAAKTGIDKGADALVAQFD
- a CDS encoding TetR family transcriptional regulator, whose amino-acid sequence is MDNPTRSERTRTAAIQAALAILERDGPGKLTFDAISRESGISKGGLMHQFRTKGDVLNALMEHQQDTYQRFQRDYLAARDPGEAQPTLAAQIATMREVIDQQPSAALAIMAALVEDPAPLQKVRETDAEIVKRMTVESGDPELALLRWKAAWGLALSAMFGLCPLSADERARLFDRLLDETQWPAGGGDAAPRGARAAKTPRKK
- a CDS encoding TetR/AcrR family transcriptional regulator, whose protein sequence is MTIPTDDPGRRARKRIQMLAHLAATGARLFDAHGYDAVTMEQIAAQADVAKRTLYNHFPTKEAVLAHWLEGELARDLAHLQHDVARRKTFASRIGCVLDASAAWCEQHPAYLLAYLRHRFLSIGAAEPERAGEHGSDIASVWQQLIAAGQQAGELNRTLRADQLATWFHHLYLAAMLRWLTVPGLSLKREFQSVAKLFIEGTEAKS
- a CDS encoding glycosyltransferase, which produces MKLVIATYGTEGDTRPLAALGRALLDAGHDVRLLADAATLGSAAALGVPSAPLSGDIRRAIAPEGALADAVRGRGGFNDTSKALAAIANANTAAWMREVADASAGCDALLVSGLASFVGLSVAEYRRIPAIGAGMIPITPTAEFASPFLPPGKLPRWLNRASHRLVNALLWRAFRKSTNAARASVCGLPPRKHVWTDHPMLYGVSPALLSGPADWPANVQACGQWRIDARAWAPPPELSAFLDAGEPPVYIGFGSMAGFDRAAMAAALTQALAGRRALFYPGWSGVDAALLPTHVRVIGDTPHDWLFPRVAMAIHHGGSGTTHSAARAGIPSVVVPFAGDQFFWANRLQRLGVADAPVAGRRVDAAALARAIAFAERGETKTRATQLGARLAQEDGLKRAVSAIERWVQPRAT
- the hutC gene encoding histidine utilization repressor — its product is MTTPIYQEIKDFILARIHAGEWAEGDQVPSENELAREFNVARMTVNRALRELTAEQVLTRTRGSGTYVASPKYESTLVAIRSISDEVAARGHGYRAQVLQVGAAVADAKLADELQLDTGSPIFHSRVLHFENDTPVQLEERWVNPACAPEYALQDFTTTTPNQYLTRVAPLQRVEYRIEAAMPDAETRRHLTMDDREPCLLLHRRTWSQGMVASVANLWHPGSRYRFTGHF
- a CDS encoding ABC transporter substrate-binding protein → MKKLALSIALVCLAVGAHAKDWSTIRFGVDASYPPFESKDASGKVVGFDVDLGNEICARLKAKCVWIENDFDGMIPALKAKKFDGVLSSMSMTPARAEQIAFSDKLFNTPTRLVAKKGANLQPTAESLKGKSVGVEQGTIQETYAKAYWAPKGVQVVPYQNQDGVYQDLMSGRLDAALQDAVQADIGFLKTPRGANFDFAGKDIDDPKTLGNGAGIGLRKDDADLKAKIDRAIADIIKDGTYKKLEKKYFAFDVYGG
- a CDS encoding ABC transporter permease, with protein sequence MIFQGFGPLLWAGTVETVKLAVLSLAASLILGLAGAAAKLSANRGLKAVGTFYTTLIRAVPDLVLMLLLFYGIQILLNDVTDLLGWDQIDIDPFVAGVVTLGFIYGAYFTETFRGAFLAVPRGQLEAGFAYGMSGWRVFYQILFPQMMRFALPGIGNNWQVLVKATALVSIIGLADVVKASQDAGKSTLDFFFFTLAAGAIYLAITTVSNVVLHHLEKRYSVGVRRLAL
- a CDS encoding ABC transporter permease yields the protein MIELVGQYWQSYLYSDGYRFSGLAITLWLLVVSIAFGFALAVPLAIARASSNRWISGPVWLYTYVFRGTPLYVQLLMCYTGIYSLQVVHNHELLDTFFRNAMNCTLLAFVLNECAYATEIFAGAIKATSAGEIEAGMAYGMSRFKLYTRVILPSALRRSLPSYSNEVILMLHATTLAFTATVPDILKVTRDVNSATYMSFQAYGIAAVLYAVVVFALIWAFRKLEARWLAYLAPRSH
- a CDS encoding ABC transporter ATP-binding protein — protein: MYKLTVDNLHKKFGDNEVLKGVSMKAKAGDVISIIGSSGSGKSTFLRCINFLEQPCSGQITIGSEPIQTTRDRNGSLRVADQKQLQRMRTKLAMVFQHFNLWAHMTVLENVIEAPMAVLGVGKDEAIARARKYLEKVGLAPRVEGMYPSHLSGGQQQRVAIARALAMEPEVMLFDEPTSALDPELVGEVLKVMQKLAEEGRTMVVVTHEMGFARNVSNHVIFLHQGKIEEEGDPQQILVNPKSERLGQFLSGRLK
- a CDS encoding M24 family metallopeptidase; this encodes MGQPIALFRCTYTHNAPLTIMTMLRPTHRPEDCEPTADEIAQIRRDRLASVRRELKKRDLTAAILFDPTHMRYATGSRNMQVYSMRNPARYLFVPAEGKVVLFEYAGCEFLADGLDTVDEVRPATAISYYFCDDMLRQTTERWADEIDDLVRACGGGKRIAIESATSAAAFALQARGYELSDAQEPLERARAIKVKNEIKMIRASLRAAEAGVHKLEAALVPGISENELWSHLHQHVIETDGDYVETRLISSGPRTNPWFQESSPRKIQAGELVGLDTDVVGRFGYYADFSRTFLCGDGPASAAQKTLYRLAYEQIHTNMENVKAGTTFQEFIAKAWQIPQPYRARRYFALAHGVGMTGEYPYICHREDNDTKGYDGVIEPGMTLCIESYIGHEDGGEGVKLEEQVYVRDDGQLELLSDYPFERRLLA